One Actinomadura viridis genomic region harbors:
- a CDS encoding TetR/AcrR family transcriptional regulator: protein MSPDPARRSERSRQAILTATRELLFEVGYPKLTIEAIAARAGVGKQTIYRWWPSKGAVMFDSLLPAPAGAPELALPDTGDVEADLKTVLRAIAEEFETPYLDQMTRALATEVHNDPTLGEEMVKRLLMPHLEATKERLRSAQAAGQLAAGLDLQAAVEMLFAPLFYRWMLRIGPLTPEYADTVATMAVAAMRPH, encoded by the coding sequence ATGAGCCCCGATCCGGCCCGCCGCAGCGAGCGCTCGCGGCAGGCGATCCTCACCGCGACCCGCGAGCTGCTCTTCGAAGTCGGCTACCCGAAACTGACCATCGAGGCCATCGCCGCGCGGGCCGGGGTGGGCAAGCAGACGATCTACCGGTGGTGGCCGTCCAAGGGGGCGGTCATGTTCGACTCGCTGCTGCCCGCCCCGGCCGGCGCGCCCGAGCTGGCGCTGCCCGACACCGGCGACGTGGAGGCCGACCTCAAGACCGTGCTGCGGGCCATCGCCGAGGAGTTCGAGACCCCCTACCTGGACCAGATGACGCGCGCGCTGGCGACCGAGGTCCACAACGACCCGACGCTGGGCGAGGAGATGGTGAAGCGCCTGCTCATGCCCCATCTGGAGGCCACCAAGGAGCGGCTGCGCTCGGCCCAGGCGGCCGGGCAGCTGGCCGCCGGCCTCGACCTGCAGGCCGCCGTGGAGATGCTGTTCGCGCCGCTGTTCTACCGGTGGATGCTGCGCATCGGCCCGCTCACCCCGGAGTACGCCGACACGGTGGCCACCATGGCGGTCGCGGCGATGCGCCCGCACTGA
- a CDS encoding IPT/TIG domain-containing protein, producing MREESSVGTGYARTRDIVLVAFLLMLLAALLVVVLVQAWPPAPQIARDGRPEATPNALTVRLFGWEARTTRETCLFVIVIAAGAIGAVVHALRSLFWYVGNRSLRRSWLMMYVSLPFVGGLLGLLVYLVLRGGLTSPTGGSSDVNPYGVTAIAALVGLFSQETAEKLRAVFATLLAPPQAGRDQAVPPRVHAVEPASGPVGATVIVRGAGLGSASAVRFGTVDAPVGEAGDTSVRTTVPAGAVTGRITVVTPDGPVTGSVEFTVE from the coding sequence GTGCGCGAGGAGTCGTCGGTCGGCACCGGGTACGCACGGACCCGCGACATCGTCCTCGTGGCGTTCCTCCTCATGCTGCTCGCCGCGCTGCTGGTGGTCGTCCTGGTCCAGGCCTGGCCGCCCGCCCCGCAGATCGCCCGGGACGGACGGCCGGAGGCGACACCGAACGCGCTGACGGTCCGGCTGTTCGGGTGGGAGGCGCGCACGACCCGCGAGACGTGCCTGTTCGTCATCGTCATCGCGGCGGGCGCGATCGGCGCGGTCGTGCACGCGCTGCGGTCCCTCTTCTGGTACGTCGGCAACCGCTCGCTGCGCCGCAGCTGGCTGATGATGTACGTGTCCCTGCCGTTCGTCGGCGGCCTGCTCGGCCTGCTGGTCTACCTGGTGCTGCGCGGCGGGCTGACCTCCCCCACGGGCGGTTCGTCCGACGTCAACCCCTACGGGGTCACGGCGATCGCCGCGCTGGTCGGGCTGTTCTCGCAGGAGACCGCAGAGAAGCTGCGCGCGGTCTTCGCGACCCTGCTCGCGCCGCCGCAGGCCGGGCGCGACCAGGCGGTGCCGCCGCGGGTGCACGCGGTCGAGCCCGCCTCGGGCCCGGTGGGCGCCACGGTGATCGTCCGGGGCGCCGGCCTCGGCTCGGCCTCCGCCGTCCGCTTCGGGACGGTGGACGCCCCGGTCGGCGAGGCCGGCGACACCAGCGTACGGACGACGGTGCCGGCCGGGGCCGTCACCGGCCGGATCACCGTCGTCACACCGGACGGCCCGGTGACGGGTTCCGTCGAGTTCACCGTGGAATGA
- a CDS encoding macrolide family glycosyltransferase: protein MNRRHIAMVSIPAPGHVNPSLEIIRELAARGHRVTYANDPSFADTVAAAGAEPVPYASTLPAHDKPETWPEDLVEQLEVFLDDAVAMLPALRAAYENDRPDLFLYDMAGYPVRVLAEEWGIPSMQLSPSAVAWEGYEEDTADQVEAIRSHPRGPGYYRRFAEWLASVGASETDSHRFVAVPRRGLVLIPRAMQPNADRVDPGRYTFVGPCLGDRSDQGGWERPAGAEKVVLVSLGSAFTDRPDFYRACLGAFGDLPGWHVVLQIGKHVDEADLGTVPGNVEVHRWVPQLAILERADAFVTHAGSGGVNEGLYCGVPMIAVPQAVDQFMNADMLTEIGVGRRIDTADATAEALRTALLDLTTDEKVAARLAAIRTELREAGGTSRAADLVEAMLP from the coding sequence ATGAACCGCCGTCATATCGCCATGGTGAGCATCCCGGCTCCCGGCCACGTCAACCCGAGCCTGGAGATCATCCGTGAGCTGGCCGCCCGCGGCCACCGCGTCACCTACGCCAACGACCCCTCGTTCGCGGACACGGTCGCAGCCGCGGGGGCCGAGCCCGTCCCGTACGCCTCGACCCTGCCGGCCCACGACAAGCCGGAGACCTGGCCCGAGGACCTGGTCGAGCAGCTGGAGGTCTTCCTCGACGACGCCGTCGCGATGCTCCCCGCGCTGCGCGCCGCGTACGAGAACGACCGGCCCGACCTCTTCCTCTACGACATGGCCGGCTATCCGGTGCGGGTGCTCGCGGAGGAGTGGGGCATCCCCTCCATGCAGCTCTCCCCGTCCGCCGTGGCCTGGGAGGGGTACGAGGAGGACACCGCCGACCAGGTGGAGGCCATCCGGAGCCATCCGCGAGGCCCCGGGTACTACCGCCGCTTCGCCGAGTGGCTGGCGTCCGTCGGCGCCTCGGAGACCGACTCCCACCGCTTCGTCGCGGTGCCGCGGCGCGGCCTGGTGCTGATCCCGCGGGCCATGCAGCCCAACGCCGACCGGGTGGACCCCGGCCGCTACACCTTCGTCGGCCCCTGCCTGGGCGACCGCTCCGACCAGGGCGGCTGGGAGCGCCCGGCCGGCGCGGAGAAGGTCGTGCTCGTCTCGCTCGGCTCGGCGTTCACCGACCGCCCCGACTTCTACCGCGCGTGCCTGGGCGCCTTCGGCGACCTGCCCGGCTGGCACGTGGTGCTCCAGATCGGCAAGCACGTCGACGAGGCCGACCTGGGCACCGTCCCCGGCAACGTCGAGGTGCACCGCTGGGTGCCGCAGCTGGCCATCCTGGAGCGGGCGGACGCGTTCGTCACCCACGCCGGCAGCGGCGGCGTCAACGAGGGGCTGTACTGCGGGGTGCCGATGATCGCCGTTCCCCAGGCGGTCGACCAGTTCATGAACGCCGACATGCTCACCGAGATCGGCGTCGGCCGCAGGATCGACACCGCGGACGCCACCGCGGAGGCCCTGCGCACCGCCCTGCTCGACCTCACCACCGACGAGAAGGTCGCGGCGCGCCTGGCCGCGATCCGCACCGAGCTGCGCGAAGCGGGAGGTACGTCCCGGGCCGCGGACCTGGTCGAGGCCATGCTGCCCTGA